In the Bacillus sp. FJAT-42376 genome, CTGTCTGCTCGAACTTTTATGGGCATGGCAAAGCGGGGATATTATGGCGGATATCTGCCTTGTTTTAAGCAATCATGAGGACTGCCGCGACATCGTGGAATCGCTTGGAATTCCGTTTTATCACATCCCTGCCGCAAAAGAGATCAGACAGGAAGCGGAAGCAAGGCAATTGCACCTTCTGAATGAATATAGCATTGAACTCATTATCCTGGCGCGCTACATGCAAATCCTGACGGAGGAATTTGTGGCTGCAAATCCGAACAGGATCATTAATATCCACCATTCCTTCCTTCCTGCCTTCATCGGGGCAAGACCGTATGAACGGGCCCACCAGCGCGGGGTCAAGCTAATAGGCGCAACCTCCCATTATGTAACGAATGAGCTTGATGAAGGGCCGATCATCGAGCAGGATATTGAACGGGTCTCGCATCACGATCATGTGGATGAATTAAAGAGAATCGGCCGTTCCATTGAACGAAGTGTCCTTGCCCGTGCCGTTAAATGGCATCTTGAAGACCGGGTTCTGGTAGACGGAAACAAAACGGTCGTCTTCTCTTAGCATGAAACCGTCCCAAGGCGAATAAACTGTCTTGAATCGTTTATGACCCGGAGGTGGGATATGTTGAGCAATAAAAATGAAAAGCGGCAGCAGCCGCTCATGTATATTGTTCAGCCCGAAACAATTCGGGCAGAAGCTAACATGCAGCAGGTAGCAGTGAGAAAAAAGCCAATCCATCCAAAGACGGAAAAAAAAGCTCCTGAAACCGAGCAGGCTGCAGCACCGCCAGCCGAAGCCGCCCTGGATACACCTCAAGCCGTTCCTGAGGAGAATTTGGCATTGAATGAGACGGCTGAAGAAGTGCTGAAGCTGGAAGAAGCCGTGCCGGTCTCCCCTGTTCATTCGGAAAGGCCGCCGGAAGAGGCCAAAATAGAAAAGGCACCGGAAGAGGTCAAAATAGAAAAGGCACCCGATGAGGGGAAAACAGTAAGCAGCAAGCCGGTGTACGAACGCAAAACAAGGAAAACACTCAATCAGATGAGCGTCGCAGAAAAAATCGCATTCTTCGCCAATTTGCCGGCCAATATCCCAAGAACCCTTTGCCAAGTCGAACTTCCGGACCAGACATACCGGGGAATCATCCTGGGCGAAACAGACGGAATGGTCCAGCTGAGAACCACCGCCAGCTCCCAGCCCGTTCAAATCAAGTCCGAAGACATCCAGGCGATTCAGCCGCTCGGCTTTTAACATCCCTGCTGGCTAAAGAGAATCGAATAAAAAAAGAGCTGAACCGGTTCACCCGAATTCAGCTCTTTTTGCCGTTCAATCGCTATGTGTGCGGTTAATCAGTCTAGGGCTTAAGCATTGAATAGAGCAGAAGCAGTTCAAATCTACTTCAATACAGAAATCCGTTTTTTCCAAACGGAAAACGTCACAAGGACTGTTTTCATGGAAATCCAGCACCTCTGTATCTTCTCCGAACGCAATCAGCAGGCGGAGAGTAGCGCAGCAGCCATTAATGTTCTCGACGCGAAAGAAAATGGTATTAAAGCAATCTCCGGCGGTTAGTCCTCCAACATTCCCGTACGCTTTGAAAGGAGTTCCTTTTTTCGTATATAGAATGAACGGAATCGTATCTCCTAATGTATTCGCTGGGGAAAGAAGGTTGCTGAAACAGCTGGTGGAGCACTGCTCCTCAACAGCATTCTGCAGATCGTTGATATTTTCAACCGCATCGCATACGCAGCCAAAGTCTTTTTGACGAATCATATTATTCCCTCCCGATTAAGGATTTTTATCTATACTAGGATAGGCAGGTACAAGGGTAAATGTGCTAGTGCAAACGCCCATTATTAAAAATAAATTATGTGTTCGCCTGGATCTTCAAGTTGACCGCCTATAACATTAGAGTGGCCGAGATCTTAAAAGGGACTCTCAATGCCAGGGATTAGCGGGTAAACTTCTGATGTCCGGGAAGAATGCCGGACATTAGTGGGTAAGCTGCTGATGTCCGGGAAGAATGCCGGGCATTACCGGTAAACTTCTGATGTCCGGGAAGAATGCCGGGCATTAGCGGGTAAACTTCTGATGTCCGGGAAGAATGCCGGACATAACCGGATAACCTTGTGATGTCCGGGAAGAATGCCGGGCATAACCGGATAACCTTGTGATGTCCGGGAAGAATGCCGGGCATTAGCGGGTAGGCAGCCGATGTCCGGGAAGAATGCCGGACATTACCGGGTAGGCAGCCGATGTCCGGGAAGAATGCCGGACATTGCCGGGTAACCCTCCCATGTCCGGGAAGAATGCCGGACATTGCCGGGTAAACTTCCGATGTCAGGGAAGAATGCCGGACATTACCGGGTAGGCAGCCGATGTCCGGGAAGAATGCCGGACATTACCGGGTAAAATTCCGATGTCCGGGAAGAATGCCGGACATCGCCGGATAAACTGATGCCCGGGAAGAATGCCAGACATAACCGGGTAAGCTGCCGATGTCCGGGAAGAATGCCGGACATTAGCGGGTAAGCTGCCAATGTCAGGGAAGAATGCCGGACATCGCCGGATAAACTGATGCCTGGGAAGAATGCCAGGAATCGCTAAGTACCCCCAATACAGGGAAGAGCCCAGATGAAAAACGCCTTAAAAATAGATTGGCCGGCCATAATTTTCTGGGAAATCAAATCACAGCGTAATTTTTAAATAGACTACGCGAATGATCAACCCTGGCCGCCTGCTTTCACCAGGCAAAACCATGCAGGCAAAAAAAATAGACTACCGTTTAGGCAGTCTATTCGATGTTAACCATGGTGGTGCTTCTTTTTATTCATAGGGGAAACGCGGTTCACCAGTTCAGGTGACAGACATTGGATTGCACAGAAGCAATCAAGGTCTACCTCGATGCAGAAGTCGGATTTTTCAAGTCCGAAGAAATCTTCTGCGCAAGGGTTGCAAACGCCCAGGGTGTCGCCTTCTACGTCTACTGGCTTTAGAAGTTTAAGTGTAGCGCAGCAGCCTCTGAGGGATTCGACACGGAAGAAGATCGTTTCGAAGCAAGTTGCATCGTCCATTAATCCGCCTACGTTTCCATATGCTGAGAATAGCTTTCCTTTTTTATCGAATAACAAGAACGGAATGGTGTCTCGGCCAGGCATGGCAGAAGGGCTTAGCAGGTTGCTGTAGCAGCTGGTCGGGCAGCTTTCTTCAACGGCTTCTTGTTCTGCGAGGATGTTTTCAACCGCTTCGCATACACAGCCTTCGAAGTCGCGTTTTCCATTGTTTTTTCCGCAGCTCATGTTTTCATCTCCTTAGTAATTGGTTGATTGACATTAGTCTTTAACAACATATGAGCGGACATCTTGATTGGTGTGGGTGAACATCACGAATATCTGGGATGATGCGGAAAAAGAAAAAGCAGGCGGGGTGCCTGCTTTAAATCTTCTATTATATTGTGGGGGGGAATTACAGAATGTCGATGGATACTACTAGCGCAAGCAAAATTTGAATCAAAAGCTGCAAAGAAATGGCAACGTCTGTGTCTGTTGTGCTTACGTTTACATTGCGGGAGTTTTCGATGACTAGTTTTTGATTGTTTGCTTGAGTGACTGATGCTTTTTGAAGCAAGTCTTGTGTAACCATTTCAGCGCGGTTGCTGTCAGCGATTGTTAGGTTGATGACTAGTGCGATGGCTACTTGAAGGGCTGCTTGAAGGGATACAGCGATTTGAGTTTCAGTTGTGGATACAACGATTTCGCAAGAGTCTTTGATGATGATGGTTTCAGAAGAAAGCTGAGCAGTGTTGCTTACTTGATCAAACTCCTGATTTACACCTTCACCTTTTGTATCGCAAAAACTGCCTAGTCTGCTGCTGTTTTCAGTTGGATGAGAGCAGCTTTTGTCGTTCGCTACCCAAGAGTAATTTGACATGTTCTTTTTCCTCCTTTCATTGTAATACTATTAAATGTTGGATAAGACGCTTTGGCTTAGACAAACAGCCTGATTGAAAAGCCTATTTTTCAATTAATTGCTGCTTTTTTTGTTTTTGAGCATGTCTCTAAGCGTTGTGTTTTTTGGTGTTTCGACTGCCGGTGCTTCCGATTCTGCTTTCTTTTGGTTTTGAGTGGCTAGGAATTCATCCACTTTTGTCTGCAGATCCAGGACGACTGCTTTGATTTTGGCTTTTTGGTCATCCGTTAGCTCTTTTCTTGTTTCTTCTGTGATTTTATTCTTATTGAATACATCGGAAACGAAAAGCTGCATGAGGGTGGCAGAGATTTCATTTAAATTGTCTTTTGACATGTTGGTCACTCCTTTTTGGGAAAATGTAAGAAAGGGCTAAAGAATATCGATCTGTGCCAGCAGAGCCAGCAAAAGTTGGATGAGCAGCTGCAGGGAGATGGCTAAATCGGTATTGGTTGACCGGACGATGACGTTTTCAGATCTCAGTACGATGATGCGCTGCTTTTTACTTTGCCGGATGATGGCATTGTTTAAGAGATGCTGGGTCACTTGTTCCGCGCGGACGCTGTCTGCAATCGTTAAATTGACTGCAAGGGCGATGGCCACCTGGATGGCAGCTTGTATGGACAGAGCAAGCTGAGTGTCGGTAGTTTCGATGGTGATAAACTCTGAATCTTTCACATAGATTCCTTCGTCGGAGAGCTGAAATAAAGAGGAACTCTGCTCGGCATCCTGGCTCACTGCTTCATCCATGACTGACCATTCATTAGACAAATGATTCACTCCTTTCCCATATATACATAGTAAATGCAGGAGCGTCCGGATTGGACTGATGAAAACATACAGATTTATCCCGATTTTTTTTCATAATTGTTCCTGCGCTTCATATCGTAGTAAGGGAATGGATGGTGGGAAAATATGCTGCAAAGCTGGCTGACGGCAGCTCTATTCGGTCTGGCGATTTTTCGTCTGACCCGTTTGGTTGTATTTGATAAAATCACAGACTGGATCAGAAGGCCGTTTCATGAGGAATATGAGGTGAATGGAGAAATCTATATAAAAATGAAAGGAAAAGGATGGAGGAAGTGGATCGGGGAGCTTCTCAGCTGCTACTGGTGTACCGGAATGTGGTGCACAGCCTTTCTTTACGGAAGCTGGCTGCTGTGGCCGGCCGGTGCGGAGCCGCTGATCTGCATCCTCGCTCTTGCAGGGCTTGCAGGAGTGATTGAATCAGCCGTTTCGAGGCTGCTGGATTAGGTTGATGACTCAGTCAAAATCTTGCTTTCCTTCATAAAATACCGTATCACCGAATAAGAAAGGTGGAGCGGAGATGAGTAAGCCCTATATGAATTCATATCCGAAAACTGCGGCAAAGCAGGTTTCAAAGCCTGTTAAGAAAAAAGGCTGCGGCTGCGGAAGTAAAAAAAAGTAAAGCCATAAAAGCAGGAAATGTCCCTGCTTTTTTTTGTGTCTTCCTATATACAGGAATTCATAGTGTATAGCAGGGAGGGATGGAATTGGGAAAAAGCTTGAGCAAAGAATTTGAAACATTTATCGGAAACCGGATGAAGGATCACGATGCAGTCATGAAAAAGAGTGACAGCTGGTTAAGCGGGAAAGAAAAGGACCTGAATAAAATGGAGACAGCGGCTGATGGGTTTGATGCAGAAATGGAGAAATTTGCAGGAGATATAGAAAAATGGATTGGTACCCGCAGTTCGAAAAAATAATTTCAAAAGGAATTAAGCGAATGTCCATACCCTTTCCGGCGGATCTACATATGTTGTAGAGAAGAAGGAAAGGGAGGTGCTTGGCTAATGGGTTACGGATGTTATGGATACGGCGGCGGCTACGGCGGTGGCGGTTACTACGGTTCTACTTTCGTTCTAATCGTAGTATTGTTCATTCTTTTGATCATCGTTGGTGCTTCTTTCTACAACTAATTAAAAACATGCAGTCTCCTTCAAAGATATGCAGACAGGAAAGTACGGGCTTATGGTCCGTACTTTCTCCGTTTAGGAAACGCACCATTTTTTGGGCACCTTCATAAGATAAATCAACAGGTAAGGAGGCAGAAAAAATGGATAATAAATTCTTTAAAAATATTGAAAAGAAAACCGGCGTGAACATGAACGAAATCCTGAATCTTGCCAATTCTCTTCAGAACGCGAATTTCCGGGATGAAACAACCGTCCGCAACGTCATCCGCAAGGTGGCTCAAATCGCCAACAAAAAAGTACCGAAAGAAACCGAAGACAAAATCGTCAACTCCATCGTAAATGGAAAAGAAAAGCTGGATTTTAACACAATCTCTAAAATGATCAATAAAAAATGAACAAAAGCCTTTCGTCCCGCTGGATGAAAGGCTTTTGTTTTTTTAATTCAATTCCTGCTCCTGAACCATTTCCGGTGCCGCCTTCACCTTCGGCCCGTTGAAAATCTTCGGCCATTTGATGTCGAGACGGGCACGCTCATAAACAGAGGTACTGACGATTTCTGCTACATCCTGAAGCTTGTCCTTGCTGATTTTATCAATGGTATCCTGAGGAGTGTGATACCAGGGCTCAGTCGGTTCGTGGATAAATAGGGCTGCCGGAATGCCTGCTTCCGCAAACGGAACATGGTCACTTCGCCCGCCCTGTCCGAACGGAGTAGGCTCTCCATTCAGTTTTTCGCTTTTACTTTGGGCAAGCTCTGTTACTAAATTTGGTTTGCCGTCGAGAGTCAGCATGACAAGATCCCCGGCATCCTTGCTTCCAACCATATCCAGGTTAAAGTTTGCAATGGTCCGGCTGATTTCATCATCTGTTAAGTTCTCAACATAATGGTAAGAACCGAGAAGGCCCACTTCCTCTGCACCGAAGGTTACAAATCGGAGCTCGGTATCCGTTGGCACATTTTTATAAATACGGGCCATTTCCAGAGTCATCGCGGTACCGGAAGCATCATCATTCGCCCCTGGTGCTCCTTGAACCGAATCATGATGAGAGCCGATGACGATCACATCACTTTTTTTGTTTTTTGAAACAGCCGGCTTTTTCACAGCGATGACATTATGG is a window encoding:
- the purU gene encoding formyltetrahydrofolate deformylase: MKPLNKEQLKKFRNKYENRGRIVLKCADRPGIVAAVSKFLFQHKANIIESSQYSSDPESGTFFLRIEFECPDLNGKLPSIRDAFKPIGSEYNMEWKIVRVAELTKTAIFVSKEPHCLLELLWAWQSGDIMADICLVLSNHEDCRDIVESLGIPFYHIPAAKEIRQEAEARQLHLLNEYSIELIILARYMQILTEEFVAANPNRIINIHHSFLPAFIGARPYERAHQRGVKLIGATSHYVTNELDEGPIIEQDIERVSHHDHVDELKRIGRSIERSVLARAVKWHLEDRVLVDGNKTVVFS
- a CDS encoding CotO family spore coat protein, yielding MLSNKNEKRQQPLMYIVQPETIRAEANMQQVAVRKKPIHPKTEKKAPETEQAAAPPAEAALDTPQAVPEENLALNETAEEVLKLEEAVPVSPVHSERPPEEAKIEKAPEEVKIEKAPDEGKTVSSKPVYERKTRKTLNQMSVAEKIAFFANLPANIPRTLCQVELPDQTYRGIILGETDGMVQLRTTASSQPVQIKSEDIQAIQPLGF
- a CDS encoding CotY/CotZ family spore coat protein — translated: MIRQKDFGCVCDAVENINDLQNAVEEQCSTSCFSNLLSPANTLGDTIPFILYTKKGTPFKAYGNVGGLTAGDCFNTIFFRVENINGCCATLRLLIAFGEDTEVLDFHENSPCDVFRLEKTDFCIEVDLNCFCSIQCLSPRLINRTHSD
- a CDS encoding CotY/CotZ family spore coat protein produces the protein MSCGKNNGKRDFEGCVCEAVENILAEQEAVEESCPTSCYSNLLSPSAMPGRDTIPFLLFDKKGKLFSAYGNVGGLMDDATCFETIFFRVESLRGCCATLKLLKPVDVEGDTLGVCNPCAEDFFGLEKSDFCIEVDLDCFCAIQCLSPELVNRVSPMNKKKHHHG
- a CDS encoding spore coat protein; this translates as MSNYSWVANDKSCSHPTENSSRLGSFCDTKGEGVNQEFDQVSNTAQLSSETIIIKDSCEIVVSTTETQIAVSLQAALQVAIALVINLTIADSNRAEMVTQDLLQKASVTQANNQKLVIENSRNVNVSTTDTDVAISLQLLIQILLALVVSIDIL
- a CDS encoding spore coat protein, which produces MSNEWSVMDEAVSQDAEQSSSLFQLSDEGIYVKDSEFITIETTDTQLALSIQAAIQVAIALAVNLTIADSVRAEQVTQHLLNNAIIRQSKKQRIIVLRSENVIVRSTNTDLAISLQLLIQLLLALLAQIDIL
- a CDS encoding DUF1360 domain-containing protein, coding for MLQSWLTAALFGLAIFRLTRLVVFDKITDWIRRPFHEEYEVNGEIYIKMKGKGWRKWIGELLSCYWCTGMWCTAFLYGSWLLWPAGAEPLICILALAGLAGVIESAVSRLLD
- a CDS encoding YjcZ family sporulation protein, which codes for MGYGCYGYGGGYGGGGYYGSTFVLIVVLFILLIIVGASFYN
- a CDS encoding stage VI sporulation protein F, giving the protein MDNKFFKNIEKKTGVNMNEILNLANSLQNANFRDETTVRNVIRKVAQIANKKVPKETEDKIVNSIVNGKEKLDFNTISKMINKK